One genomic segment of Equus quagga isolate Etosha38 chromosome 20, UCLA_HA_Equagga_1.0, whole genome shotgun sequence includes these proteins:
- the CALM1 gene encoding calmodulin-1 — MADQLTEEQIAEFKEAFSLFDKDGDGTITTKELGTVMRSLGQNPTEAELQDMINEVDADGNGTIDFPEFLTMMARKMKDTDSEEEIREAFRVFDKDGNGYISAAELRHVMTNLGEKLTDEEVDEMIREADIDGDGQVNYEEFVQMMTAK, encoded by the exons ATG GCTGATCAGCTGACCGAAGAACAGATCGCTG aattcaAGGAAGCTTTCTCCCTATTTGACAAAGATGGCGATGGCACCATCACAACAAAGGAACTTGGAACTGTCATGAGGTCACTGGGTCAGAACCCAACAGAAGCCGAGCTGCAGGACATGATCAACGAAGTGGACGCTGACG gtAATGGCACCATTGACTTCCCAGAATTTTTGACTATGATggctagaaaaatgaaagatacagACAGCGAAGAAGAAATCCGTGAGGCATTCCGAGTCTTTGACAAG GATGGCAACGGTTACATCAGTGCGGCAGAACTACGTCACGTCATGACAAACTTAGGAGAAAAACTAACAGATGAAGAAGTAGATGAAATGATCAGAGAAGCAGATATTGACGGAGACGGACAAGTCAACTATGAAG AATTCGTACAGATGATGACTGCAAAATGA